In Candidatus Promineifilum breve, one genomic interval encodes:
- a CDS encoding helix-turn-helix domain-containing protein: MKAIDFFRALDDSDLDPYETRLLIRVWRRGQCWETLESIAESTGMSIGKASQARNRLEQIGWLIKSKIDGRKVYEVALPDVETASISEPEISPDESVISPHEENLHHMKPEFHHMKPEFHHMKPEFHQVGSLPLIGPKEVDPIKYIYAREGSAAPDDDDSDGEALQRAREAIAELIEFWEELTKRKPPSRKSDAFRDNWLKPFNDIWLTCGRNVDVAKAKVQAVRNDMLAQGLTILDPAKLPGHVQTMIDRELLPLTQRMNGNGNGHANFKNDPMAREAHNRAVLAQVAQEIESGEWSPWTI; the protein is encoded by the coding sequence ATGAAGGCCATTGACTTTTTCCGGGCACTGGATGACAGCGACCTTGACCCTTATGAGACGCGGCTTTTGATACGTGTCTGGCGACGCGGGCAGTGCTGGGAAACGCTCGAATCCATCGCCGAGTCGACCGGCATGAGCATCGGCAAGGCGTCGCAAGCGCGTAACCGACTGGAGCAAATAGGGTGGCTTATCAAGAGCAAAATTGATGGTCGCAAGGTCTACGAAGTGGCCCTTCCCGACGTTGAAACAGCCTCGATTTCGGAGCCTGAAATTTCACCTGATGAAAGTGTAATTTCACCACATGAAGAAAATCTTCACCACATGAAACCAGAATTTCACCACATGAAACCAGAATTTCACCACATGAAACCAGAATTTCACCAGGTGGGGTCTCTTCCATTAATAGGACCAAAAGAAGTAGACCCCATTAAGTATATATATGCGCGCGAGGGGAGCGCCGCGCCTGATGACGATGACTCGGACGGGGAAGCGCTGCAACGAGCAAGGGAGGCAATCGCAGAACTCATTGAGTTCTGGGAGGAACTGACCAAACGCAAACCGCCGTCGCGGAAATCCGATGCCTTCCGCGACAACTGGCTCAAGCCATTTAATGACATCTGGCTCACTTGCGGCCGAAACGTTGATGTGGCGAAGGCGAAAGTCCAGGCCGTGCGCAATGACATGCTGGCCCAGGGCTTGACGATCCTCGACCCGGCGAAGTTGCCCGGCCACGTGCAGACGATGATCGACCGCGAGCTATTGCCGCTAACGCAGCGGATGAACGGCAACGGCAACGGTCACGCCAATTTCAAGAATGACCCGATGGCGCGAGAGGCGCATAACCGGGCCGTGCTGGCGCAGGTTGCGCAGGAAATCGAATCAGGAGAATGGTCACCGTGGACAATTTGA
- a CDS encoding tyrosine-type recombinase/integrase, translating into MTPRILPDRLSVAVTAFLAEKQTELSPYSVQHLRSSLVPLVDALDDPPLAAITYDDLRAYADGLRRKYKPGTIKPTVGDIRQFFGWCKERKKRKGNPAKRLKPPSRRVVVESAEPKVPPEEGIRRLFDHLAAHLTRVVYRDLFGNLCAAPSDEWRYDERQTVRDLLVLSFLYETGARAGELWRLGSRAMDLAVATPGPVYCASSTGKTGDTRLRFTRATAELWSIWQLVRPTGCEEFAVVGWKIGRPPTPMSTQTISKTIARRCKRAAVAPFRAHALRHAKIRRGVDAVGLEATSRLIGHGSAVITAAYAVAGERELNDAALATGLHGRLWT; encoded by the coding sequence ATGACCCCTCGCATTCTTCCTGATAGACTTTCTGTGGCCGTGACCGCGTTCCTGGCCGAGAAACAGACCGAGCTATCCCCCTACTCCGTCCAACACCTGCGGAGCAGCCTCGTCCCCCTGGTCGATGCGCTGGACGATCCTCCCCTCGCCGCCATCACCTACGACGACCTGCGCGCCTACGCCGACGGCCTGCGCCGTAAGTACAAGCCGGGCACAATCAAGCCGACAGTCGGTGACATTCGCCAGTTCTTTGGTTGGTGCAAAGAGCGGAAGAAACGGAAAGGCAACCCGGCCAAACGGCTTAAACCGCCGTCGCGCCGCGTCGTAGTCGAATCGGCCGAACCGAAGGTCCCGCCGGAAGAAGGAATCCGGCGGCTATTTGACCATCTGGCCGCTCACCTGACCCGCGTCGTCTATCGCGATCTATTCGGGAATCTGTGCGCCGCGCCTTCCGACGAATGGCGCTACGACGAACGGCAAACCGTGCGCGACTTACTTGTCTTGTCTTTTCTCTACGAAACAGGGGCTAGGGCCGGGGAACTGTGGCGGCTGGGCAGCCGGGCAATGGACTTGGCAGTAGCCACGCCGGGGCCGGTCTACTGCGCTTCGTCCACCGGCAAAACTGGGGACACGCGGCTACGGTTTACCCGCGCCACGGCCGAATTGTGGTCAATTTGGCAGTTGGTCCGACCGACCGGATGCGAAGAGTTTGCCGTTGTCGGCTGGAAGATCGGCCGCCCGCCCACACCCATGAGCACCCAGACAATCTCAAAAACGATTGCCCGGCGATGTAAACGCGCCGCCGTCGCCCCCTTCCGCGCCCACGCGCTCAGGCATGCAAAAATCCGTAGGGGTGTGGACGCGGTAGGATTGGAGGCGACAAGCCGACTCATCGGCCACGGCAGCGCCGTCATCACGGCTGCCTATGCCGTGGCCGGCGAGCGCGAGTTAAACGACGCGGCCCTGGCGACGGGACTACACGGCCGACTTTGGACGTAG
- a CDS encoding cation:proton antiporter has protein sequence MSPLLNFLLAVVIVIIAAKAGGYVSARLGQPAVLGELLVGLLLGPTVLNLFHIVPWFAGDTHLEESLTLFGEIGVLLLMFLAGLELELDELIKSGKVAALAGTLGVILPLLGGYATALLFGLGQTEAVFIGLALSATSVSISARTLMELGVLRSKVGIALLGAAVFDDILVVLLLSTASALLVAGGAGGGLLLIVVRMVVFLAAASAVGFYVLPPLLRRVSDLPISQAITTFALVACLLFAWLSEAFGGVAAITGAFMAGLFLARTPLVSQIEEGISAMAYSLFVPVFLVNIGLQANLRTISGELWLFAIVLTVVAVVSKIIGSGGGALAAGFNRLDALRLGIGMISRGEVGLIVASFALSQALMSDEAFSVVVFMVIIATLVTPLLLRLVYRGENKPAGHNRAPGDKADFIPLSEGDAS, from the coding sequence ATGTCGCCATTGTTGAACTTCCTGCTGGCCGTCGTCATCGTCATCATCGCCGCTAAGGCCGGGGGCTACGTCAGCGCGCGGCTCGGCCAGCCGGCGGTGCTGGGCGAATTGCTCGTCGGCCTTCTCCTGGGGCCGACGGTGCTGAACCTGTTCCACATCGTGCCCTGGTTCGCCGGCGACACCCACCTCGAAGAGTCGCTGACCCTGTTCGGCGAGATCGGCGTCCTGTTGCTGATGTTTCTGGCCGGGCTGGAACTGGAGCTGGACGAGCTGATCAAGTCGGGCAAGGTGGCGGCGCTGGCCGGCACGCTGGGCGTCATCCTGCCCCTGCTGGGCGGCTACGCGACGGCCCTGTTATTCGGTCTGGGCCAGACCGAGGCGGTGTTCATCGGTCTGGCGCTGTCGGCCACCAGCGTCAGCATCTCGGCCCGGACGCTCATGGAGTTGGGCGTGTTGCGCAGCAAGGTGGGCATTGCCCTGTTGGGCGCGGCCGTCTTCGATGACATCCTGGTGGTGCTGTTGCTGTCCACGGCCTCGGCGCTGCTGGTGGCCGGCGGCGCGGGCGGCGGGCTGCTGCTCATCGTGGTGCGCATGGTCGTTTTTCTGGCGGCGGCCTCGGCCGTCGGCTTCTATGTGTTGCCGCCGCTGCTGCGTCGGGTCAGCGATTTGCCCATCAGCCAGGCCATCACCACCTTCGCGCTGGTGGCCTGCCTGCTCTTTGCCTGGCTGTCGGAGGCCTTCGGCGGCGTGGCGGCCATCACCGGCGCGTTCATGGCCGGCCTCTTTCTAGCGCGGACGCCTTTGGTCAGCCAAATCGAAGAGGGCATTTCGGCCATGGCCTACAGCCTGTTCGTGCCCGTGTTTCTGGTCAACATCGGTTTGCAAGCCAACCTGCGCACGATCAGCGGCGAACTGTGGCTATTCGCCATCGTCCTGACCGTGGTGGCCGTGGTCAGCAAGATCATCGGCAGCGGCGGCGGGGCGCTGGCCGCCGGGTTCAACCGGCTGGATGCGCTACGACTGGGCATCGGCATGATTTCGCGCGGCGAGGTGGGCCTCATCGTGGCTTCCTTCGCCCTGTCGCAAGCCCTGATGAGCGATGAAGCTTTCTCCGTCGTCGTTTTCATGGTCATCATCGCCACGCTGGTGACGCCGTTGCTGCTGCGCTTGGTCTATCGCGGCGAGAACAAACCCGCCGGCCACAACCGCGCGCCCGGCGACAAGGCTGATTTTATCCCGTTGTCCGAGGGCGACGCCTCCTAG
- a CDS encoding aconitase X — MTLNEDQRAMLAGEQGRARQMGMRLLLDLAAMAGAERLTPIGSAHLSGVSPLTGGLGLRLFLARLAEDPGAGVAVPTTLNAAGCDEAQFPAMRIAVPDFLDHHRQIVAAYVRLGVRAIQSCVPYEWDDVLPALQPGVAAAWAESNAICFANSYCDLRTNRESGLSALACALTGYAPDYGLLDEAARRPNLAVTVTAPLADPTDFSLLGDWIGKQRRPGWRMPYGPIPAITGLPADLTHEQRKALSAAAANYGCPLLYLVDTAEALPTDVQDQLTFGPDELAGRYAELHPAAPISLIVLGCPQASIGELRAIAALLRGRQVGADPAAPGQPPPLWVFTSATSKAIAEKTGLAAAITGSGALLLENTCPEVVPYDQSWVSHILTNSMKAEHYIKSGLNGIPTSVMRLADCIALAAGEQVLNEQAHPPVAPNIHPASPAPKPAQPAPTKPADEPAAVTTALGRGLPSQADYEIIGEAFVTDTPITFLGYVNRQTGVIEEEGHPADGQSLAGKIAIFPRGTGSSVAPYVVLELYYRGVGPIAVVNSEIDQQTAPACSLEGIPYACSFDTDPTRFIRHGDRVALRRVGDTVTLQVIERG; from the coding sequence ATGACGCTAAACGAAGACCAACGCGCGATGCTGGCCGGCGAGCAAGGCCGCGCCCGGCAGATGGGTATGCGCCTGCTGCTCGACCTGGCGGCCATGGCCGGGGCCGAGCGCCTGACGCCCATCGGCAGCGCCCACCTGTCGGGCGTGTCGCCGCTGACCGGCGGGCTGGGTTTGCGGCTGTTCCTGGCCCGGCTGGCCGAAGACCCCGGCGCGGGCGTGGCCGTGCCCACCACCCTCAACGCCGCCGGCTGCGACGAGGCCCAATTTCCGGCCATGCGCATCGCCGTGCCCGATTTTCTGGATCACCATCGCCAGATCGTCGCCGCCTACGTCCGCCTGGGCGTGCGGGCCATCCAATCCTGCGTGCCCTACGAGTGGGATGATGTCTTGCCCGCGCTCCAGCCCGGTGTGGCCGCCGCCTGGGCCGAATCGAACGCCATCTGTTTCGCCAACTCCTATTGCGATTTGCGCACCAACCGCGAATCGGGGCTGTCGGCGCTGGCCTGCGCCCTGACCGGCTACGCGCCCGACTACGGCCTGCTCGATGAGGCGGCGCGCCGGCCGAATCTGGCCGTCACCGTCACCGCGCCGCTCGCCGACCCCACCGACTTTTCCCTCCTGGGCGACTGGATCGGCAAGCAGCGCCGCCCCGGCTGGCGCATGCCCTATGGCCCCATCCCGGCCATCACTGGCTTGCCGGCCGACTTGACCCACGAGCAGCGCAAGGCCCTGAGCGCGGCGGCGGCCAACTATGGCTGCCCCCTGCTCTATCTGGTGGACACCGCTGAGGCGCTCCCAACCGACGTTCAGGATCAGTTGACGTTCGGGCCGGACGAACTGGCCGGGCGCTACGCCGAGCTGCACCCGGCCGCGCCCATCTCCCTGATCGTCCTCGGCTGCCCGCAGGCCTCCATCGGCGAATTGCGGGCCATCGCCGCCCTGTTGCGCGGCCGCCAGGTGGGGGCCGACCCGGCCGCCCCCGGCCAACCGCCGCCGCTGTGGGTGTTCACCTCGGCCACGTCGAAGGCCATCGCCGAGAAGACCGGCCTGGCCGCGGCCATCACCGGCAGTGGAGCGCTGCTGCTGGAGAACACCTGCCCCGAAGTGGTGCCCTATGACCAAAGCTGGGTCAGCCACATCCTGACCAACTCGATGAAGGCTGAACATTACATCAAGTCCGGCCTGAACGGCATTCCCACCTCGGTCATGCGTCTGGCCGATTGTATTGCCCTGGCGGCGGGCGAGCAGGTTTTGAACGAGCAAGCGCACCCACCGGTTGCTCCGAACATCCACCCGGCCTCCCCGGCCCCCAAGCCGGCCCAACCCGCGCCAACCAAACCGGCCGATGAACCGGCGGCCGTCACAACCGCCCTGGGCCGCGGCCTGCCGTCGCAGGCTGACTACGAGATCATCGGCGAGGCGTTCGTCACCGACACGCCGATCACTTTCCTGGGTTATGTCAACCGGCAGACCGGCGTCATTGAGGAAGAGGGCCACCCGGCCGACGGCCAAAGTCTGGCCGGCAAGATCGCCATCTTCCCCCGCGGCACCGGCTCCAGCGTGGCCCCCTACGTGGTGCTGGAGTTGTATTATCGCGGCGTCGGCCCCATCGCCGTGGTGAATAGCGAGATCGATCAACAAACCGCGCCCGCCTGCTCGCTGGAAGGCATCCCCTATGCCTGCAGCTTCGATACCGACCCCACCCGCTTCATCCGCCACGGCGACCGGGTGGCCCTGCGGCGCGTGGGCGACACCGTCACCTTACAGGTCATTGAGCGAGGCTAA